The region GTTGCCATCGCCAAAAATTACGCTGCTTTGGTTTCATCGCGCCACCTTTTGCTGGATAATAAAAAAGCCCGCACTGGGGCGGGCTTTTATGTTCGCTGAGACTTTGAGACGAAGACAGCAAATCACACCCGCAATTAAGGAGTGTGCCACCACCAAGTAATGCCTTGGCTAGAACTATCTTGGATAGCACTAGGGAGTGTGGAGATTTGCTGAACTAAGTCTTGAAAAAGCATGACGCTCTGCTCGTTGAACTGAAACTGTATACAGTTAAACGATATTAGGGGTGCCAAGTCAACCCTGAGGACAGGATTATTTTAATACGCATCGATTTGCACAGTCATTCCACCGCTTCTGATGGCCAATTAACACCCACCGAGCTGCTGGCGCGTGCTGCCGAAAAAGAGGTGGATATATTGGCGTTGACCGACCACGACACTCTGGGCGGATTAGCCGAGGCGGCAGTAGCGGCAGAAAAATATGGCGTGCGCTTAATTAACGGCGTAGAAATATCCTGTTTATGGCAAGCGCTCGAAATCCACGTGGTGGGGCTTAATATTGCGCTCGACCACGAAGGCTTGAATGCCTTATTGGCCGAGCAGCAAGTTAGACGCGAGCAACGGGCCCACTTAATGGCCGATCGCTTAGAGAAAGCCAATTTTCCGGGTGCCTATGAAGGTGCCCGTGCTTTGGCCGGTGACGCACCCATTACCCGCACCCATATGGCGAAATGGTTGTTGAGTCAGGGCGCGGCTGAGTCTATACCTAAGGTGTTCAAGAAATTTATTAGCCGTGGCAACACTGGCTATGCCCCGCCTAATTGGTGCTCGCTTGAAGAGGCCATTAGCGCCATTCAGCAAGCGGGCGGCGTGGCGGTATTGGCGCATCCCACCCGTTATGACTTGTCGAACAAGTGGGTGAGAAAAATGATTGTCGCTTTTGCCCAAGCCGGTGGTGACGCCATGGAAGTGTCCATGGGACAGCAAAGTCCTCAAGAAAGAGCCACCTTGGGCGAGTGGAGCAAAGAATACAATTTAGCAGCGTCAGTGGGGTCGGATTTTCATTTTCCCAGCCAGTGGCGTGAACTGGGGCGCCAATTATGGTTGCCCAAAGAAGCGACCCCAGTGTGGACGCGTTTTATTTAAATCATTCCGGGAGGAATCATGAGTCAGTATTTTGAACTGCACCCCGAAAGCCCCCAGCCACGCTTGATCAATCAAGCGGTGGCTATTATTCGCCAAGGGGGTGTTTTGGTGTACCCCACCGACTCTGGCTATGCCATTGGCTGCTTGGTGGGTGATAAAAACGCCATGGAGCGTATTTGCCGCATCCGAAAGATTGAAAAAGATCACAACTTCACATTAGTGTGCCGAGATTTATCCGAGCTGTCGTTTTACGCACGGGTGGATAACGGTGCTTTTAGGTTGATGAAAAATAACACCCCAGGTGCTTATACCTTTATTTTGCGTGCGACCAAAGAAGTGCCTAAGCGCCTGCAAAATCCGAAGCGTAAAACCATCGGCCTGCGAGTGCCGAATAATCCGATCACCCTGGCGTTGTTAGAGGCGCTGGGCGAGCCGTTAATGTCCGGTAGTTTGATTATGCCCAATGAGACAGAGGCGGAATACGATCCGCAATTGATCCGTGAGCAGCTCGAAAAGCTGGTGGACTTGATCATAGATGGTGGCGTGCTAGATCCTAAGCCGACTACCGTGATTGAGCTCTACGATGATACCCCTGTGATTGCCCGCGTTGGTGCCGGCGACACCACTCCTTTTGAATAAGTTCTTTGGTAAAAAGTGAACAACATGACTGAAAAATTACAAAAAGTGCTAGCGCGAGCCGGTAAAGGCTCACGCCGTGAAATTGAAGCGCTGATCAGCCAAGGACGAGTGAGTGTCGATGGTAAGGTGGCCACTTTAGGTGACCGCGTCACGGGTAAAGAGCAAATTCGCTTAGACGGCCATCAGGTAGAAACTCAGTCTGAAGCAGATGTGCTGTGCCGCGTATTGATGTATCACAAGCCAGAAGGCGAGATGAGCACCCGTAAAGACCCCGAAGGCCGGCCAACGGTATTTGATCGTCTGCCTAAATTACAGGGTGCGCGTTGGATATCCGTGGGCCGTTTGGACGTGAATACCTCAGGTTTATTGCTGTTTACCACAGACGGTGAATTAGCCAACCGCCTGATGCACCCCCGCCACGAAATAGACCGCGAATATGCGGTACGCGTATTTGGTGAAGTGGATGAAGCCATGCTGCAGCGCTTGCGCAAAGGCGTCATGCTGGAAGATGGCATGGGTAAATTCGACACCCTCAAGTACAGCGGTGGCGAGGGCATGAACAACTGGTTTCATGTGACGCTAAAAGAAGGCCGTAACCGCGAAGTGCGCCGCTTGTGGGAATCCCAAGAGATGCAGGTAAGCCGTTTGATCCGCGTACGTTACGGCAAGATTGAGTTGCCACGCAACGTGCCGCGCGGTGGCTGGATAGAAATGCCGTTAGACCAATTAAACTACTTGCGTAGCGAAGTGGGTTTAACGCCAGAGTCGGAAAGTAAAGTCGATGTGGATGCGCCTAAGCGTTACAAGCAAGTGGCACAAATTCGCAAGGCCGTACGCCGTCACAACTCCCGCACTAACAGCGGTGGCACCGGTGCCGGAGCGGGTGCCAGTACTGGCACTGGCCTGAAGAAAAAGCCCACCAGCCGCGCCCGTAATCCGCGCCAAAAGCAAAAGACACGGATTTAGAAATAGCTTTAAGCGGTACGCCTTACGCTGTACGTTTAAAAAACAGTACCTAGCTAAATAAAAAGCACTGAGCCTGAAAAAGGCTCGGTGCTTTTTTTATGTATTAAAGCGCAGGGCGAAATACTGCGGTTACGTCATGCTGATACTGAATCAAGTTCAGCATGACGTAGCCGGTATGACGGTTAAGTGCGCTGTAGCCTGTCCTTAAGCCGTCATCCTGATGCCCATCAGGATCTCGTTTAAGTTTTGATAATCCGAAGTCATACCAATCTAATTAAAAATATGACCTATCTCGTAATTTCGGTGAAGAGGACTTCAGCACAGTTTTTTACCTTGTAGCCGTCAACTTGTTCGACGGGCCAGCTTCGCTGGCTGTTTTAAAACATAAAACCGTGGCGAAGTCCTCTTTATTAAAGAGACGGCCACACTACAAAAGACAGATGCTGTGTAGCCGTCCGGCTCTTCGGTGAAGAGGGCTTCGACGGTCTTGCTAAGCTGGATGATATGATCTGTTAGATTTCCAGAATGGTATAAGACAGCAAGCAGCACCAAGAAAAACACCCAGCCTAGGCTGGGTGTGGGATCTTATTTTTCTAGCTTCTCGCTTTATTCCGGCATCGGCGGTTCGGTTTTCATGGAAAGCTGAACTTCGGCGGCAAATTCGCGGCGTGAGAAGCGTACTCGCTCTTCCGGACTAAAAGTTGCGTAGCGGCCGAGCTTTTCCACTTTACGAAGCCTAGGCACTAAGCCGGCGCCATTGGCAGTTTGAATGGCCAATCCTGGGCGGGCGTTTAGCTCCAGCAACATGGGGCCTTTAAACTTGTCCAATACCATGTCGGTGCCAATATAGCCTAAACCCGACATCTCGTAGCAAGAGGAAGATAAGCTCAAAATTAGCTCCCAGTTGGGTACCTTCAGCTCCAGCAAGTCACGGCCGGTATCCGGATGGTAACGAATCGGCAGGTTATGCTGCACGGCGCGAATTGCCTTGCCAGAATTAATGTCCAGCCCCACGCCCACCGCACCTTGGTGCAAGTTGGCTTTGCCATCTGAAGCTTCGGTAGACAAGCGCATCATGGCCATTACCGGAAAACCTTTAAACACGATCACGCGGGTGTCGGGTACGCCTTCATAAGAGAAGCCATCAAACACATCATCAAAGTTGATGAGCGCTTCGATTAGCGCCACATCGGGCTTGCCGCCTAAGGAAAACAGGCCAGCCAAGATGTTAGACACATGGCGTTCTAAGTCGTTGATGCTCTCTGCTTTGCCACTGGGCTTAAGGAAGTGTTGACCGTCTTGGCTGACGATCACCACTATGCCTTTACCGCCTGAGCCTTTGGCGGGCTTAATACAAAAGCCCGGCCAGTCTTTGATCTTATCGAGCAGGCTTGAGACCTGATGCTGAAACTCAATCACGCCAATCAAGTCCGGCACCGTGACGCCTGCATCTAGCGCGATGCGTTTGGTTTCCAGCTTATCGTCCACCAGCGGATATAAACGGCGCGGATTATAACGGCTGATATAAGAAATATTGCGCTGGTTCATGCCCATAATGCCCATGTCACCCAGCGCAAACGGAGACGCGTATTGTGCTAACCAGCGTTTAATCATGCTTTTTACCATCGGTTTTACTATCGGTATTGTATTCGTCTACCAAAGGCTTAAAACGCTTGAGCTCGGTTAGACGATAACCGGTGTAGTTACCCAATAGCAGCACTACCGCCATTACGATCAGCTGCAGTCCTAAGAAGTTAAAGGTGATGTGGCGAACCACTTCGCTGTTCATGGCCAAAAACGCCACCACTGCCACCATCAAGGAGCCACCGCCTTGCTTCACCACTTCTTTAGGACCTTCTTCTTCCCACAGAATCGACATGCGCTCTATGGTCCAAGCCAAAATAATCATCGGGAAGAAGGTGATCTTCATGCCCTCGGTCAAGCCGAGTTGATAGGCAATAATGCTAAAGAAGCCAATAATGCCGATTACCATGATGATCACCGCCGATATTCGCGCCACCAATAGCAGGTTTAAGTGCGACAGGTAAGAGCGCAAAATTAAGCCGGTGCCCACTATTATTAAGAAACCCACCAAGCCGGTAATCAAGCTGGTTTGAATAAAGGCCATGGCGATCAATACCGGCATAAAAGTACCGGAGGTTTTGATGCCGATAATGATGCGCAAAAACACCACCACTAACACGCCAATCGGCACCAGCAAGATACCTTTAAATAGCGCCTGTTCTTCTAGCGGCAAGTTATACAGCGACACGTTAATCCAGTGAGGCTGGTCAAACTTTTTCGCCAGCGCCACGTTCACCGGTTGCTCTTGCTCGATCATGGTAAAGGTGACGCGGGAATTGCTGCCGCCCACTAAATCCAGCACCGGAGAAGAATTATATTCCCACATTAAAAGCTGTTCTTGATTACCTTGCTCACCGGTGTCCGGATTAAAAATCTCGTACTCCTTGCCCTCATAGACCTGTACTAGGTTAACGAGTGGCTGGCGGCGGCGGCCATCTTCTAACTGCAAGCCTTGTAACAGACGGGCGGGCACGGCGGCTCTGTGCAGCATTTCAATGAGCAAAGGAGCTGGCGACTGATATTGCGCCAATAACTCGGCATTTTGACTGCTGTTCTTTAGCTCTTTCAGCAGCTCGCGGGCCAGCGTTAAGCCGTCGGCTGAGCGTTCTTCTGCTTGAGTCAGCACCTGATCCATGGCCGTGGCGTAGGGCTCGGGCACTTCGGTCTGGGCAATGCGCGGTATCTCGGTAGACAAAGGTGCCTTGGCGAACGGGTCGTGCATCATGTCGACTTTGTAGTACAGCTCTTGGGGGCCAGACGCATTGCGAATGCTCCACTCAGCACGGCTGCCGCCTTTAGCTTCGACAAACGCTAAGCCGTAGCCTGGCGAGGCCGCTGACTCGTTCATCAGGGTAAAGCCGGGCTGGCTACCGGGAATGGCCAATGAGGCTTTGACCGGTTTGCCTTTGGCTTCAAATTCGACCTTGGCTTCAATGGACCAAATTTGGCGTTTTTCGCCCGGCAACCAAGGCACTTCGTAGACGAAGTGGCGCTGTAACATTAACGCAAAGCCGATCAAAAACAGCGCGGCCACAATGATATAAAAGGGTTTACGAGAATACATTTACTTACTCGCTTGTAGCAGGAGTGGGGCGCTTAGGTTTGCCTTGGACGTTTTGACGGGCAATATCAACCACGGCGATGTCTTTTAAAAACTCACGGCCCAGCAGCACTGAATAGGTCATCTGGCTACGATCAGTCAGGGTAAATTCAGTTTTTTCCGCCAATCGACCCAAGCGCATGGTGAGCTCGACCACAGGGCGACGCTCTATGTCTTCGGCAGACGCTTGACGAATACGCACATAACGCACTAAGCGGGTCTCAACCTGTAGCTTTTCATCCACGCCTTCGTGCGCCATGTTAAAGCTCACCCAAGGTTTGCCATCGCGCTCGAACACCGTAATGTCTTGCGCACTTAATGATGAGGTGGTGGCACCGGTATCGATACGGGCCGCGAAGCTGTCGTTAACTATGTCTAACCACACTTGTTCGGTTTCACCGACCACCAGTTTGCCGTCTGTGGTTTCGTTTTTCGTTACTTCAGTGGTTTTGGTGGGTGTCGCGACCGGTTGCGGCGCGATCACGGGGCGATTGATCTGCTTTTTCAAGTTTCTAATATCCTGTTGCAATGCCGCCATAAAAGCATGGTGATTATTGCTCAGTTGCTGATTTTGCTCTGACATAGTGCCCAGCAGTCGGGTTTCTAGACCGGACAGACTAGCACTGAGCTCAGGCTCGGTTATAGGTTGAGGCTGGGGCAGCGCGTCCATCGGTGACGTCTGGCTAACACAAGCGGTTAGCAACAAGGGGAGGAACAGTGATGTCGCAACTTTAGTCATATTGTGCCTCTTGTTGATGGTTTTGTGGGTCAACCGGTTTATTGGCGATAATAATCGTCCGAAGAGGTGCCGGATAACCCTCTATGGTTTTACTTGCGTCCGTTGGATCTAAAAAGTCCGCAAGTGATTCGTTACGCATCCATTCGGTGCGTCTTTGTTCGTCTAGGCTGGTGGTACTTTCATCCACCACCCGGATATTTTCAAATCCACACTTTTGTAACCATCCCACTAGGGCGGCGGAGCTGGGAATAAACCAGACATTGCGCATTTTTGCGTAACGCTCGCCCGGCACCAGCACTTGGTTGGCGTCTCCGTCAATGACTAGCGTTTCTAACACCAATTCGCCGCCATCGCACAACTGCGCTTTTAATTGCAGCAAATGCTCGATAGGTGAGCGTCTGTGATAGAGCACGCCCATAGAAAACACAGTATCGAAAGCCCGCAGCTCTGGAAGCTCTTCTATACCTAAGGGCAATACTTGAATGCCTTTGTAGTCATTGGTGAAATGCTTAACGGCTTCAAACTGGCATAAAAACAGCGCTGAAGGATCTATGCCTACCGCCATCTTGGCGCCGGCACCGCGCATGCGCCATAAGTGATAACCGCTGCCACAGCCTACATCTAGCACATAGCGATGTTTAAGCGGGCTAATGTGCGGCAGTACTCGATCCCATTTCCAATCGGAACGCCATTCGGTATCTATGTGCACGCCGTGGATTTCAAACGGGCCTTTACGCCACGGATGAAACTGATCTAACAGGCTGTTGATCTTTTTTTGTTCGCCTAAGCTTATCTCGCCGGGGCGTCCGATGCTGACGCTATCAGTTAATTCTATGCGGTCAGTGTCGATATGCGGCAGTTTATACAGTGCGCGCACCCAGCGGGCCAGATCGCCATGCAGATTATTTTTTTGCCAAGCATGCAATTGCGCCGGCAAGCAATGCAGCCAGTGTTG is a window of Oceanisphaera sp. IT1-181 DNA encoding:
- the cmoB gene encoding tRNA 5-methoxyuridine(34)/uridine 5-oxyacetic acid(34) synthase CmoB, with translation MIDFSSFYQQIAKCRLQHWLHCLPAQLHAWQKNNLHGDLARWVRALYKLPHIDTDRIELTDSVSIGRPGEISLGEQKKINSLLDQFHPWRKGPFEIHGVHIDTEWRSDWKWDRVLPHISPLKHRYVLDVGCGSGYHLWRMRGAGAKMAVGIDPSALFLCQFEAVKHFTNDYKGIQVLPLGIEELPELRAFDTVFSMGVLYHRRSPIEHLLQLKAQLCDGGELVLETLVIDGDANQVLVPGERYAKMRNVWFIPSSAALVGWLQKCGFENIRVVDESTTSLDEQRRTEWMRNESLADFLDPTDASKTIEGYPAPLRTIIIANKPVDPQNHQQEAQYD
- the rluB gene encoding 23S rRNA pseudouridine(2605) synthase RluB; amino-acid sequence: MTEKLQKVLARAGKGSRREIEALISQGRVSVDGKVATLGDRVTGKEQIRLDGHQVETQSEADVLCRVLMYHKPEGEMSTRKDPEGRPTVFDRLPKLQGARWISVGRLDVNTSGLLLFTTDGELANRLMHPRHEIDREYAVRVFGEVDEAMLQRLRKGVMLEDGMGKFDTLKYSGGEGMNNWFHVTLKEGRNREVRRLWESQEMQVSRLIRVRYGKIELPRNVPRGGWIEMPLDQLNYLRSEVGLTPESESKVDVDAPKRYKQVAQIRKAVRRHNSRTNSGGTGAGAGASTGTGLKKKPTSRARNPRQKQKTRI
- a CDS encoding alpha-L-glutamate ligase-like protein, whose protein sequence is MIKRWLAQYASPFALGDMGIMGMNQRNISYISRYNPRRLYPLVDDKLETKRIALDAGVTVPDLIGVIEFQHQVSSLLDKIKDWPGFCIKPAKGSGGKGIVVIVSQDGQHFLKPSGKAESINDLERHVSNILAGLFSLGGKPDVALIEALINFDDVFDGFSYEGVPDTRVIVFKGFPVMAMMRLSTEASDGKANLHQGAVGVGLDINSGKAIRAVQHNLPIRYHPDTGRDLLELKVPNWELILSLSSSCYEMSGLGYIGTDMVLDKFKGPMLLELNARPGLAIQTANGAGLVPRLRKVEKLGRYATFSPEERVRFSRREFAAEVQLSMKTEPPMPE
- a CDS encoding inactive transglutaminase family protein; translation: MYSRKPFYIIVAALFLIGFALMLQRHFVYEVPWLPGEKRQIWSIEAKVEFEAKGKPVKASLAIPGSQPGFTLMNESAASPGYGLAFVEAKGGSRAEWSIRNASGPQELYYKVDMMHDPFAKAPLSTEIPRIAQTEVPEPYATAMDQVLTQAEERSADGLTLARELLKELKNSSQNAELLAQYQSPAPLLIEMLHRAAVPARLLQGLQLEDGRRRQPLVNLVQVYEGKEYEIFNPDTGEQGNQEQLLMWEYNSSPVLDLVGGSNSRVTFTMIEQEQPVNVALAKKFDQPHWINVSLYNLPLEEQALFKGILLVPIGVLVVVFLRIIIGIKTSGTFMPVLIAMAFIQTSLITGLVGFLIIVGTGLILRSYLSHLNLLLVARISAVIIMVIGIIGFFSIIAYQLGLTEGMKITFFPMIILAWTIERMSILWEEEGPKEVVKQGGGSLMVAVVAFLAMNSEVVRHITFNFLGLQLIVMAVVLLLGNYTGYRLTELKRFKPLVDEYNTDSKTDGKKHD
- the rnm gene encoding RNase RNM, translated to MRIDLHSHSTASDGQLTPTELLARAAEKEVDILALTDHDTLGGLAEAAVAAEKYGVRLINGVEISCLWQALEIHVVGLNIALDHEGLNALLAEQQVRREQRAHLMADRLEKANFPGAYEGARALAGDAPITRTHMAKWLLSQGAAESIPKVFKKFISRGNTGYAPPNWCSLEEAISAIQQAGGVAVLAHPTRYDLSNKWVRKMIVAFAQAGGDAMEVSMGQQSPQERATLGEWSKEYNLAASVGSDFHFPSQWRELGRQLWLPKEATPVWTRFI
- a CDS encoding L-threonylcarbamoyladenylate synthase translates to MSQYFELHPESPQPRLINQAVAIIRQGGVLVYPTDSGYAIGCLVGDKNAMERICRIRKIEKDHNFTLVCRDLSELSFYARVDNGAFRLMKNNTPGAYTFILRATKEVPKRLQNPKRKTIGLRVPNNPITLALLEALGEPLMSGSLIMPNETEAEYDPQLIREQLEKLVDLIIDGGVLDPKPTTVIELYDDTPVIARVGAGDTTPFE
- a CDS encoding ATP-dependent zinc protease, whose translation is MTKVATSLFLPLLLTACVSQTSPMDALPQPQPITEPELSASLSGLETRLLGTMSEQNQQLSNNHHAFMAALQQDIRNLKKQINRPVIAPQPVATPTKTTEVTKNETTDGKLVVGETEQVWLDIVNDSFAARIDTGATTSSLSAQDITVFERDGKPWVSFNMAHEGVDEKLQVETRLVRYVRIRQASAEDIERRPVVELTMRLGRLAEKTEFTLTDRSQMTYSVLLGREFLKDIAVVDIARQNVQGKPKRPTPATSE